One genomic window of Polyangium aurulentum includes the following:
- a CDS encoding crotonase/enoyl-CoA hydratase family protein translates to MDGKSMSPAAVRIEKAGPVTTVILDRAACRNAVDRDTAAALADAFRAFDADPDARVGVLHGAHGTFCAGADLKAIAEGRPNRVEPTGDGPMGPTRMLLEKPVIAAIAGHAVAGGLELALWCDLRVAEEDAILGVFCRRFGVPLIDGGTVRLPRIIGLGRALDMILTGRPVRADEALAIGLVNRVVPRGQAREAAEQLAGEIARFPQACMKGDRLSAYEASDLPFEKALENELRRGMGSLEGEGVPGAARFAAGTGRHGKFDERS, encoded by the coding sequence ATGGATGGCAAGAGCATGAGCCCCGCCGCCGTGCGGATCGAGAAGGCCGGGCCCGTCACCACGGTGATCCTCGACCGCGCCGCGTGCCGCAACGCCGTCGATCGTGACACCGCAGCGGCTTTGGCCGACGCATTCCGCGCGTTCGACGCCGATCCCGACGCGCGCGTCGGCGTGCTGCACGGCGCGCACGGCACCTTCTGCGCGGGCGCCGATCTCAAGGCGATCGCCGAGGGACGCCCGAACCGCGTGGAGCCGACGGGCGACGGGCCCATGGGTCCGACGCGCATGCTGCTCGAAAAGCCAGTGATCGCTGCGATCGCGGGCCACGCCGTGGCCGGAGGGCTCGAGCTCGCGCTCTGGTGCGACCTGCGCGTCGCAGAGGAGGACGCCATCCTCGGCGTGTTCTGCCGGCGCTTCGGCGTGCCGCTCATCGACGGCGGCACCGTGCGCCTGCCGCGCATCATCGGGCTCGGACGCGCGCTCGACATGATCTTGACGGGCCGACCCGTGCGCGCCGACGAGGCGCTCGCGATCGGCCTCGTGAACCGCGTGGTGCCCAGAGGTCAGGCCCGCGAGGCCGCCGAGCAGCTCGCGGGGGAGATCGCCCGCTTTCCGCAGGCGTGCATGAAGGGCGACCGGCTGAGCGCCTACGAGGCGAGCGATCTGCCGTTCGAGAAGGCGCTCGAGAACGAGCTGCGACGAGGCATGGGCTCGCTCGAGGGAGAGGGCGTCCCCGGTGCCGCGCGCTTCGCCGCGGGCACGGGCAGGCACGGCAAGTTCGACGAGCGCTCGTAG
- a CDS encoding serine/threonine protein kinase, producing the protein MEQLGDYLVRRLVGEGGMGKVYEGEERLSKRRVALKVLHPELARSEVGRRLFTNEMQILALLEHPNIVRSLASTEVDGQLVMVLEYLDGRTLRTHLAEQGRLPWTEAVRIVSAVASALAAAHGQEPPIIHRDLKPENIMILEGGAVKVMDFGIAKVIQAMNQTNTQSVGTLQYMSPEQIDARSIDHRSDLYCLGLVFYELIAGRAPFQSASPRQLLNMQCTAEPPPLEPEVRAGLPKGVEGLIFQLLEKAPEDRPYFAQDVVDRLEPFQVAAPAPARTSAPRATSSAGITPHAKSPTPRTTPIEKTTEPEAGQGRSAPRVETKAEAKKPAQEARKDTIALVDQVEKEREVPTRVAVALIVGLSLLAGIGAYVFRAVEDPKAAPPSPTATVGTSVAPPGKVRGTR; encoded by the coding sequence ATGGAGCAGCTCGGTGATTACCTCGTCCGGCGCCTCGTCGGCGAGGGCGGGATGGGCAAGGTCTACGAGGGCGAGGAGCGGCTCTCGAAGCGCCGCGTGGCCCTGAAGGTCCTGCACCCGGAGCTCGCGCGGAGCGAGGTCGGGCGCAGGCTCTTCACGAACGAGATGCAGATCCTGGCCCTGCTCGAGCACCCGAACATCGTGCGCAGCCTCGCGAGCACCGAGGTCGACGGTCAGCTCGTCATGGTGCTCGAGTACCTCGACGGCCGCACGCTGCGCACCCACCTCGCCGAGCAAGGCCGCCTGCCGTGGACCGAGGCGGTCCGCATCGTCTCGGCCGTCGCGAGCGCCCTCGCCGCCGCGCACGGGCAGGAGCCGCCGATCATCCACCGCGATCTGAAGCCCGAGAACATCATGATCCTCGAGGGCGGCGCGGTGAAGGTCATGGATTTCGGCATCGCCAAGGTGATCCAGGCGATGAACCAGACCAACACGCAGAGCGTGGGCACGCTGCAGTACATGAGCCCCGAGCAGATCGACGCGCGCTCCATCGATCATCGCTCGGATCTGTACTGCCTGGGGCTCGTCTTCTACGAGCTCATCGCGGGTCGGGCGCCGTTTCAGTCGGCCTCGCCGAGGCAGCTGCTCAACATGCAGTGCACGGCCGAGCCGCCGCCGCTCGAGCCCGAGGTGCGCGCGGGGCTGCCGAAGGGCGTCGAGGGGCTGATCTTCCAGCTCCTCGAAAAGGCGCCCGAGGACCGGCCCTATTTCGCGCAGGACGTGGTCGACCGGCTCGAGCCCTTCCAGGTCGCCGCGCCCGCGCCCGCGCGCACGTCTGCGCCGCGCGCGACGTCTTCGGCGGGGATCACGCCCCACGCGAAATCGCCCACGCCGCGCACGACGCCGATCGAGAAGACGACCGAGCCGGAAGCGGGGCAGGGGAGGTCGGCGCCGCGGGTCGAGACGAAGGCCGAGGCGAAGAAGCCCGCGCAGGAGGCTCGCAAGGACACGATCGCGCTCGTCGATCAGGTCGAGAAGGAGCGCGAGGTGCCGACGCGGGTGGCGGTGGCGCTCATCGTGGGTCTGTCGCTCCTCGCGGGGATTGGCGCGTACGTGTTCCGGGCCGTCGAGGATCCGAAGGCCGCGCCGCCGAGCCCGACGGCGACGGTGGGGACGTCGGTCGCGCCGCCTGGAAAGGTGCGGGGGACGCGATGA
- a CDS encoding acyl-CoA dehydrogenase family protein, producing MNFELSPEIADLRQEVRVFVEDRIIPNEARIVAEDREKRRTTLDKLQAAARAEGLWVPHLPAAYGGRGLGIMGMCALFREMGRSPVGAKVFNCDAPNQGNMDLLLSAGSDAMREKYLRPLAAGEITSAFCMTEPAPGAGADPSNLKTRAVKDGSSWVIHGHKWYSTGGGDAAFLIVMARTSDDPKTGATMFVVDRQAEGIEHVRDIPTMSEPLLDHREAEFKFHGVRVGEDAVLKGVGEGFRLAQQRLVPARLTHCMRWLGLADRTLAMCKQYLVSRESFGKKLAQHQMVQLKIAEHALGIHSGNLMTYHCAAMLERGLAQEARPYSSMAKLHVARLLCAVLDDAIQLHGGLGYSEDLPFSTWYRYARSARIADGPDEVHEVVIARDFFTRGLELLV from the coding sequence ATGAACTTCGAGCTATCCCCCGAGATCGCGGACCTGCGCCAGGAAGTGCGCGTGTTCGTCGAGGATCGAATCATCCCGAACGAGGCGCGGATCGTGGCCGAGGATCGGGAGAAGAGGCGAACCACGCTGGACAAGCTCCAGGCCGCGGCGCGCGCCGAGGGGCTCTGGGTGCCGCACCTGCCGGCCGCGTACGGCGGCCGCGGGCTCGGGATCATGGGCATGTGCGCGTTGTTCCGCGAGATGGGCCGCTCGCCCGTGGGCGCGAAGGTGTTCAACTGCGACGCGCCGAACCAGGGCAACATGGATCTGCTGCTCAGCGCGGGCAGCGACGCGATGCGCGAGAAGTACCTGCGCCCGCTCGCCGCCGGCGAGATCACGAGCGCCTTCTGCATGACCGAGCCTGCGCCAGGCGCGGGCGCCGACCCTTCGAACCTCAAGACGCGCGCGGTGAAGGACGGCTCGAGCTGGGTCATCCACGGCCACAAGTGGTACTCGACGGGCGGCGGCGACGCGGCGTTCCTCATCGTGATGGCGCGGACGAGCGACGATCCGAAGACGGGCGCCACGATGTTCGTCGTCGACCGGCAGGCCGAGGGCATCGAGCACGTGCGCGACATCCCGACCATGAGCGAGCCGCTGCTCGATCACCGCGAGGCCGAGTTCAAGTTCCACGGCGTGCGCGTGGGCGAAGACGCGGTCCTGAAGGGCGTGGGGGAGGGCTTTCGGCTCGCGCAGCAGCGGCTCGTGCCTGCGCGCCTGACGCATTGCATGCGCTGGCTGGGCCTGGCCGACCGCACGCTCGCGATGTGCAAGCAATACCTCGTCTCGCGCGAGAGCTTCGGCAAGAAGCTCGCGCAGCACCAGATGGTGCAGCTCAAGATCGCCGAGCACGCGCTCGGGATCCACTCGGGCAACCTGATGACGTATCACTGCGCCGCGATGCTCGAGCGGGGGCTCGCCCAGGAGGCGCGGCCTTACTCGTCGATGGCGAAGCTGCACGTCGCGCGGCTGCTCTGCGCGGTCCTCGACGACGCCATCCAGCTCCACGGCGGGCTCGGGTACAGCGAGGATCTGCCCTTCTCGACCTGGTATCGCTACGCGCGCTCGGCCCGCATCGCCGACGGACCGGACGAGGTGCACGAGGTGGTCATCGCGCGCGACTTCTTCACGCGCGGCCTCGAGCTGCTCGTCTAG
- a CDS encoding isoaspartyl peptidase/L-asparaginase translates to MNDPVFSQGSVLGRFGVVVHGGAGNVRPERRALHIEGCRRAARAGLAVLRDGGSATDAVEHAVRALEDDPIFNAGTGACLTADGIVEHDASIMEGHDLRAGAVCSLRGFANPVLIARAALDDGRHVLYAAEGAARFAAERGFVPVGDAALVTEAAREALAAAREGTGPTGWAGGTVGAVARDASGLLAAATSTGGTVNKRAGRVGDSPLIGAGTYADDEAGAVSTTGHGEGMIRLCVARSAVEAMRARVSADEALRRTIEHLRERVGSVGGAIAIDRNGRYGFARSTATMSWAAAWEEGEDAGI, encoded by the coding sequence ATGAACGACCCCGTCTTTTCACAGGGATCCGTGCTCGGTCGCTTCGGCGTCGTCGTGCACGGCGGCGCTGGCAACGTCAGGCCCGAGCGGCGCGCGCTGCACATCGAGGGCTGCCGTCGCGCCGCGCGCGCAGGTCTGGCCGTTCTGCGGGACGGAGGGAGCGCGACCGACGCCGTGGAGCACGCCGTGCGCGCGCTCGAGGACGATCCGATCTTCAACGCGGGCACGGGCGCGTGCCTGACCGCCGACGGGATCGTCGAGCACGACGCATCGATCATGGAGGGGCACGACCTGCGCGCGGGCGCCGTGTGCTCGCTGCGCGGCTTCGCCAACCCGGTCCTCATTGCGCGGGCGGCCCTCGACGACGGCCGGCACGTGCTCTACGCGGCCGAGGGCGCGGCGCGGTTCGCGGCCGAGCGTGGGTTCGTCCCGGTGGGCGATGCGGCGCTCGTGACGGAGGCGGCGCGCGAGGCGCTCGCGGCGGCGCGCGAGGGCACGGGGCCCACGGGTTGGGCGGGCGGCACCGTGGGCGCGGTGGCGCGTGACGCGAGCGGCCTTCTGGCTGCGGCGACGAGCACGGGCGGCACCGTGAACAAGCGCGCGGGCCGGGTGGGTGACTCGCCGCTCATCGGCGCGGGGACGTACGCCGACGACGAGGCGGGCGCGGTGAGCACCACGGGGCACGGCGAGGGCATGATCCGGCTGTGCGTCGCGCGATCTGCGGTGGAGGCGATGCGCGCGCGCGTTTCTGCCGACGAGGCCCTGCGCCGCACGATCGAGCACCTGCGCGAGCGCGTCGGCTCGGTGGGAGGCGCCATCGCCATCGATCGCAACGGCCGCTACGGGTTCGCGCGTTCGACCGCGACCATGTCCTGGGCCGCTGCGTGGGAAGAGGGCGAAGACGCCGGGATCTAG
- a CDS encoding Hcp family type VI secretion system effector, producing MALNAYLKLKGQKQGEIKGSVTQKGRENKIMVIATSHEIISPRDAASGLPTGKRMHKPFVITKEIDKSSPLLYNALVNNENISDWELQFWTPQIKAQQGVGTEVNHYTVRLYNANIASINFRMANNKHPELMKFAEYEEVAFTYQKIEWTWNDGGIMAMDDWESPVA from the coding sequence ATGGCTCTCAATGCATACCTCAAGCTCAAGGGTCAGAAGCAGGGTGAGATCAAGGGCTCGGTGACCCAGAAGGGTCGCGAGAACAAGATCATGGTGATCGCGACCTCGCACGAGATCATCAGCCCCCGCGACGCGGCCAGCGGCCTGCCGACCGGCAAGCGCATGCACAAGCCGTTCGTGATCACCAAGGAGATCGACAAGTCGTCGCCGCTCCTCTACAACGCCCTCGTCAACAACGAGAACATCTCGGACTGGGAGCTCCAGTTCTGGACGCCGCAAATCAAGGCGCAGCAGGGCGTCGGCACCGAGGTCAACCACTACACGGTTCGCCTCTACAACGCGAACATCGCGTCCATCAACTTCCGCATGGCGAACAACAAGCACCCCGAGCTCATGAAGTTCGCCGAGTACGAGGAGGTCGCCTTCACGTACCAGAAGATCGAGTGGACGTGGAACGACGGCGGCATCATGGCCATGGACGACTGGGAGTCGCCCGTCGCCTGA
- a CDS encoding serine/threonine protein kinase: protein MNRGRPDARGFVAGAPLPPFGRASRWACAGGAELFRLGAGEGATAKRLLALGEAGVGGFVDGGTDDEGVWLARDLSGTGLDELLRAPEKKGPWPWREALAVAERIAVALAACEKASLFPGPLTPGAVLVRGERVTLPSPRLVGALLGAQEGGAGRGSGEISPLWTPPEQAGGAMWDSAANRYVLGLVLYRLLAGEHPFAGAGLRHALDEAAQREAPPFVEKIAHELPSGLQSLVLRLLHPDPARRPAGVQGVADDLGRFLRGEAAGARRAPAPDKPRRTIPSAPERSEERNAPVASTQRTAPERARSKPARPWKTLVPIGAGLAVAALALSRLGAAPPAPSRPSITPIAALSSTQTAAEDCAACHPRQAAEWRRSVMAHSVKSPLFNALESFIEEQVGRDDDCPHGAGILRRVDSSTACRDRQSGIAVTGSGGEHWCVNCHSPAEKMERPLPPWDGRAGGDAATRRPVRDLLGQRGLEGISCGFCHTVHGPVSPRGGRGYQGNPTWTSFVTGTVFSARPEDTRGVFGIGNSGYEQRPEEFLREARNGAPAAIAPGPDGQLDPGVHRRPTASARAYLGTSEFCGSCHDVRLFGSDVIGARRGEHFKRLRNAYSEWAAWARDEERRGKTPASCQDCHMSTYPGVCEPGAPASGAVEPECPPGTHFVARAPGSFPEGRVADNSPKASAITTHYFSGVDVPLSPEFPNALIDETTLDAHQIPLGARRRRDLLLRHTFRFDIDGARRSGAGLEVPIVVENVGAGHRVPAGFSQEREIWVHLVVRDRDGRSIYEVGRVDRADEDLRDKVFVRVNTNPSSLDARGRPEGLFGADVRDGPDVPRWNPPPELGGVSFRGKGLVNFQNGFLRCVRCIGVIGPDGRCEPGPGQGFLRSDRFEDGDYDLDTGECRSNLSGGHELFETYFPLGALDASRGLAKGPDAIVDTRSLPPNVPMRYTYDLSAAAGRAPFRVEARLLFRAFPPFLIRAFAGYEREQARRGLRPSGPSITEEALDRLEVVELAKVSAEVP from the coding sequence ATGAACCGGGGGCGCCCCGATGCGCGCGGGTTCGTCGCGGGCGCGCCCCTGCCGCCGTTCGGGCGCGCCTCGCGGTGGGCGTGCGCGGGCGGGGCGGAGCTGTTTCGGCTCGGGGCGGGGGAGGGGGCGACCGCGAAGAGGCTGCTCGCGCTCGGCGAGGCGGGCGTGGGCGGGTTCGTCGACGGGGGCACGGACGACGAGGGGGTCTGGCTCGCGCGGGATCTGTCGGGCACGGGCCTCGACGAGCTTCTGCGCGCACCCGAGAAGAAAGGTCCGTGGCCGTGGCGCGAGGCGCTCGCGGTTGCGGAGCGGATCGCGGTGGCGCTCGCCGCGTGCGAGAAGGCGAGCCTGTTTCCCGGTCCGCTGACGCCGGGCGCCGTGCTCGTGCGGGGCGAGCGGGTGACCTTGCCCTCGCCGCGGCTCGTGGGGGCGCTGCTCGGGGCACAGGAGGGCGGCGCGGGGCGTGGGTCAGGCGAGATCTCGCCGCTCTGGACGCCGCCCGAGCAGGCTGGCGGCGCGATGTGGGACAGCGCCGCGAACCGCTACGTTCTCGGGCTCGTGCTCTACCGGCTGCTCGCGGGCGAGCACCCATTTGCAGGGGCCGGGCTGCGCCACGCGCTCGACGAGGCCGCGCAGCGGGAGGCGCCGCCGTTTGTCGAGAAGATCGCGCACGAGCTGCCTTCGGGGCTGCAGAGCCTCGTCTTGCGGCTGCTCCACCCGGATCCGGCGCGGCGCCCTGCGGGGGTGCAAGGCGTGGCCGACGATCTGGGCCGCTTTCTGCGCGGCGAGGCGGCCGGCGCGCGACGGGCCCCCGCACCGGACAAACCGCGCCGGACGATTCCGAGCGCGCCCGAGCGATCCGAGGAAAGGAACGCGCCCGTTGCGTCAACGCAACGCACGGCCCCGGAGCGTGCCCGATCGAAGCCCGCGCGGCCGTGGAAGACGCTCGTTCCGATCGGGGCGGGGCTCGCGGTCGCTGCCCTCGCGCTCTCCCGCCTGGGCGCGGCGCCGCCTGCTCCCTCGCGCCCCTCGATCACGCCGATCGCCGCGCTCTCCTCCACGCAAACGGCTGCCGAGGACTGCGCCGCGTGTCACCCGCGCCAGGCTGCGGAGTGGCGGCGCTCGGTGATGGCGCATTCGGTGAAGAGCCCGCTCTTCAATGCGCTCGAGAGCTTCATCGAGGAGCAGGTGGGCCGCGACGACGATTGCCCCCACGGCGCGGGCATTCTGCGGCGCGTGGATTCGTCGACGGCTTGCCGCGATCGGCAGAGCGGCATCGCCGTCACCGGTTCGGGCGGCGAGCACTGGTGCGTCAATTGCCACAGCCCCGCCGAGAAAATGGAGCGCCCGCTGCCCCCGTGGGACGGCCGCGCGGGGGGCGACGCGGCGACCCGCAGGCCCGTGCGCGATCTGCTCGGCCAGCGCGGCCTCGAGGGAATCTCCTGCGGCTTCTGCCACACCGTCCACGGCCCCGTCTCGCCGCGCGGCGGGCGCGGCTACCAGGGCAACCCCACCTGGACCTCGTTCGTCACGGGCACGGTTTTTTCTGCCAGACCCGAGGACACGCGGGGCGTCTTCGGCATCGGCAACAGCGGCTACGAGCAGCGGCCGGAGGAGTTCCTGCGCGAGGCACGCAATGGCGCGCCGGCCGCGATCGCGCCCGGGCCCGACGGCCAGCTCGATCCGGGCGTGCATCGCCGCCCCACGGCGAGCGCGCGCGCTTATCTCGGCACGAGCGAGTTTTGCGGCAGCTGCCACGACGTGCGCCTCTTCGGCAGCGACGTCATCGGCGCGCGGCGCGGCGAGCACTTCAAGCGCCTGCGCAACGCCTACTCCGAGTGGGCCGCGTGGGCGCGCGACGAGGAGCGGCGCGGCAAGACCCCCGCGTCCTGCCAGGACTGCCACATGAGCACCTACCCCGGCGTCTGCGAGCCGGGCGCTCCCGCCTCCGGCGCCGTCGAGCCCGAATGCCCGCCCGGCACGCACTTCGTCGCCCGCGCGCCCGGCAGCTTCCCCGAGGGCCGCGTCGCGGACAACTCGCCCAAAGCGTCGGCGATCACCACGCATTACTTCTCCGGCGTCGACGTGCCCCTGTCGCCCGAGTTCCCGAACGCGCTCATCGACGAGACCACGCTCGATGCGCATCAGATCCCGCTCGGCGCGCGTCGTCGGCGCGATCTGCTCCTGCGTCACACCTTCCGCTTCGACATCGACGGCGCGCGTCGCTCCGGCGCGGGGCTCGAGGTCCCGATCGTCGTCGAGAACGTGGGCGCAGGCCACCGCGTCCCCGCAGGCTTCAGCCAGGAGCGCGAGATCTGGGTGCACCTCGTCGTGCGCGATCGCGACGGCCGCTCGATCTACGAGGTCGGCCGCGTCGATCGCGCCGACGAGGATCTGCGCGACAAGGTCTTCGTCCGGGTGAACACGAATCCCTCCTCGCTCGACGCGCGCGGCCGGCCCGAGGGCCTCTTCGGCGCCGACGTGCGCGACGGGCCGGACGTCCCGCGCTGGAATCCGCCGCCCGAGCTCGGGGGCGTCTCGTTCCGCGGCAAGGGCCTCGTGAACTTCCAGAATGGCTTTTTGCGCTGCGTGCGCTGCATCGGCGTGATCGGCCCCGACGGCCGCTGCGAGCCCGGCCCGGGGCAAGGTTTTCTCCGCTCCGATCGCTTCGAGGACGGCGATTACGACCTCGACACGGGCGAGTGCCGTTCGAATCTCTCGGGAGGGCACGAGCTCTTCGAGACGTACTTCCCGCTCGGCGCCCTCGACGCGAGCCGCGGCCTCGCGAAGGGCCCCGACGCGATCGTCGACACGCGCTCGCTGCCCCCGAACGTGCCCATGCGCTACACGTACGATCTGAGCGCGGCCGCCGGGAGGGCGCCGTTCCGCGTCGAGGCGAGGCTGCTCTTCCGCGCGTTCCCGCCCTTCTTGATCCGCGCCTTCGCCGGCTACGAGCGCGAGCAGGCGCGGCGGGGCCTTCGGCCGAGCGGCCCCTCGATCACCGAGGAGGCGCTCGATCGGCTCGAGGTCGTCGAGCTCGCGAAGGTCTCCGCGGAGGTGCCGTGA
- the tssD gene encoding type VI secretion system tube protein TssD: protein MALNAYLKLVAEKQGPLLGSVTQKGREGTIMVFAALHEIVAPRDPASGRPTGKRMHKPFIITKAVDRASPLLYSVLCNNENIRSFELQFFTPDKMGIERQHYTVRLDNANICAINLRLPNTRHRFANQLVEREEVSFTYQKITWTWNEGGLTAGDDWETPRY, encoded by the coding sequence ATGGCCCTGAACGCGTACCTCAAGCTCGTCGCGGAAAAACAGGGCCCCCTTCTGGGCTCTGTGACCCAGAAGGGCCGTGAGGGCACCATCATGGTCTTCGCCGCGCTGCACGAGATCGTGGCGCCGCGCGACCCGGCCAGCGGACGTCCGACGGGCAAGCGGATGCACAAGCCCTTCATCATCACGAAGGCCGTCGACCGCGCCTCGCCCCTGCTCTACAGCGTCCTCTGCAACAACGAGAACATCCGCAGCTTCGAGCTGCAGTTCTTCACGCCCGACAAGATGGGCATCGAGCGCCAGCACTACACGGTGCGCCTCGACAACGCGAACATCTGCGCGATCAACCTCCGCCTGCCCAACACGCGCCACCGCTTCGCCAACCAGCTCGTCGAGCGCGAAGAGGTCTCGTTCACGTACCAGAAGATCACCTGGACGTGGAACGAAGGCGGCCTGACCGCCGGTGACGACTGGGAAACGCCGCGCTACTGA
- a CDS encoding cyclic nucleotide-binding domain-containing protein, whose protein sequence is MTEVATGGAGASWPAAVFDAPVFRGLDARARREIEDAGRLLSLKAGEAVYRAGEAGGSFFVVAEGSVALRAVRRGDDRESELRVAGRGASFGEEATVGAARRATAEAREPSRLCEVPVHVFRRAATRSGKAEVADRLERILRRAATRDLLGTMALARFLKDPEDEDVLLDAARYERFERGGVVYREGDPAREMWIVADGMVQIQTDDGERLRVRAYVSRGDFFGDAEIEAATPRLASAVASGPSLLIAIPARVVRGMAERHPDLLPALGRISLDQQAAQQAVVGRAAANATQHVFRDLYRLKVARSLLVIDLETCVRCGHCAWACADLYGEARLVRRGDKMVARIEERAEAPRSLLLPSSCQHCDNPSCMIDCPTGAIGRDPEGEVFIREELCTGCGACAKACPWDNIQMAARPEDARRPEGGNYPELAVKCDLCRAHEGPACVQVCPTGSIFRMNPSEELADVRDLVLGGSKAAEAVPARGEGFGALVLGCGIAGAGIGMAGAILQARGQWQPGAGLGWAAGLVAAIGFLLLVLYAVPKRLVRLWMRPKAPDVEARAPVVSRVRPQLAVHLALGLVTTGLVFAHAPAAPIAPSTAGGALRLAFLASALAGGFAAVAYRILPRRLARLERTAALPEDFERARRELLDRLYREVSGRSDLVKKIFEKILLPYTKSPLGPMALLASGRSMRAEEQNLRARIDRVLEGRGKERLAGLDELLRIVVELRALPVQRSLMFALRAGLPAHVVTFGIALALLVVHVIAATRRG, encoded by the coding sequence GTGACCGAGGTCGCGACGGGCGGCGCCGGGGCGAGCTGGCCCGCGGCCGTGTTCGACGCTCCCGTGTTCCGTGGCCTCGACGCCCGTGCGCGGCGCGAGATCGAGGACGCGGGGCGGCTCCTGTCCTTGAAGGCAGGCGAGGCCGTTTATCGAGCGGGTGAGGCGGGCGGCTCGTTCTTCGTGGTGGCCGAGGGCTCGGTCGCGCTGCGTGCGGTGCGGCGCGGCGACGATCGCGAGAGCGAGCTGCGCGTGGCGGGCCGGGGTGCGTCGTTCGGCGAGGAGGCCACGGTGGGCGCGGCGCGCAGGGCGACGGCCGAGGCGCGCGAGCCCTCGCGCCTGTGCGAGGTCCCCGTGCACGTCTTCCGCCGCGCGGCGACGAGGAGCGGCAAGGCCGAGGTGGCCGACCGGCTCGAGCGCATCCTGCGCCGCGCGGCCACGCGCGATCTGCTCGGCACGATGGCCCTCGCGCGTTTCTTGAAGGACCCCGAGGACGAGGATGTCCTGCTCGACGCGGCCCGCTACGAGCGCTTCGAGCGCGGGGGCGTCGTCTATCGCGAGGGCGATCCGGCGCGCGAGATGTGGATCGTGGCCGACGGCATGGTGCAGATCCAGACCGACGACGGCGAGCGGCTGCGCGTGCGCGCCTACGTGAGCCGCGGCGACTTCTTCGGCGACGCCGAGATCGAGGCCGCGACCCCGCGCCTCGCGAGCGCCGTGGCGAGCGGCCCGTCCTTGCTCATCGCGATCCCCGCCCGCGTCGTGCGCGGCATGGCCGAGCGGCACCCGGATCTGTTGCCTGCGCTCGGCCGCATCTCGCTCGATCAGCAGGCGGCGCAGCAGGCCGTCGTCGGGCGGGCGGCGGCGAACGCGACGCAGCACGTCTTTCGCGATCTGTACCGCCTCAAGGTCGCGCGCTCGCTGCTCGTGATCGATCTCGAGACGTGCGTGCGCTGCGGCCATTGCGCGTGGGCTTGCGCTGACTTGTACGGCGAGGCGCGGCTCGTGCGCCGGGGCGACAAGATGGTCGCGCGCATCGAGGAGCGCGCCGAGGCCCCGCGCAGCCTTCTCTTGCCGAGCTCGTGCCAGCACTGCGACAACCCGAGCTGCATGATCGACTGTCCGACGGGCGCGATCGGCCGTGATCCCGAGGGCGAGGTCTTCATCCGCGAGGAGCTGTGCACGGGCTGCGGCGCCTGCGCGAAAGCCTGCCCCTGGGACAACATTCAGATGGCCGCGCGCCCCGAGGACGCGCGTCGCCCCGAGGGCGGCAACTACCCCGAGCTCGCCGTCAAATGCGACCTCTGCCGCGCCCACGAGGGCCCCGCGTGCGTGCAGGTCTGCCCCACGGGATCGATCTTCCGGATGAACCCCTCGGAGGAGCTCGCCGACGTGCGCGATCTCGTGCTGGGAGGCTCGAAGGCGGCGGAGGCGGTGCCTGCGCGCGGCGAGGGCTTTGGGGCGCTCGTGCTCGGCTGCGGGATCGCGGGGGCGGGGATCGGGATGGCGGGCGCGATCTTGCAGGCGCGCGGGCAGTGGCAGCCGGGGGCGGGGCTCGGCTGGGCCGCGGGCTTGGTGGCCGCGATCGGGTTTTTGCTGCTCGTTCTCTACGCGGTTCCGAAGCGGCTCGTGCGCTTGTGGATGCGCCCGAAGGCCCCGGACGTCGAGGCGCGCGCGCCGGTCGTCTCGCGGGTGCGGCCTCAGCTCGCCGTTCATCTCGCGCTCGGCCTCGTCACGACGGGGCTCGTCTTCGCGCATGCGCCGGCCGCGCCGATCGCGCCTTCCACCGCGGGTGGCGCGCTGCGCCTGGCCTTCCTCGCGAGCGCGCTGGCGGGCGGCTTCGCGGCGGTGGCTTACCGCATCTTGCCGCGTCGCCTCGCGCGGCTCGAGCGCACGGCCGCGCTGCCCGAGGACTTCGAGCGCGCGCGCAGGGAGCTCCTCGACAGGCTCTACCGCGAGGTGAGCGGCAGGAGCGATCTCGTGAAGAAGATCTTCGAGAAGATCCTCCTGCCGTACACGAAGAGCCCGCTCGGCCCGATGGCTCTGCTCGCGAGCGGCAGGAGCATGCGCGCCGAGGAGCAGAACCTGCGGGCGCGCATCGATCGCGTCCTCGAAGGCCGAGGCAAAGAGCGGCTGGCGGGGCTCGACGAGCTGTTGCGCATCGTGGTCGAGCTGCGCGCATTGCCGGTGCAAAGAAGCCTCATGTTCGCGCTGCGGGCGGGGCTACCGGCGCACGTGGTCACGTTCGGGATCGCGCTCGCGCTGCTCGTCGTGCACGTGATCGCGGCGACGAGGCGGGGGTAG